Below is a genomic region from Bifidobacterium crudilactis.
ACACCGAACGGGCCTTGCTCGACAAGGAACGCTGGGAGCTCAAGAACTGCTGGGACGACGAGGTCGACGAACTTGCACAAATCTATGAGACCAAAGGCATATCCCCCGCGACGGCCCGCACGGCGGCGCTCGAGGCCATGCATACCGACGCCTTGTACGCCCACGCCACCGACGAACTCGGTCTCGACCCGAATGAGCTGATCAACCCTTGGAGCGCGGCGTTCTCCTCATTCGTATCCTTCACCACTGGCGGGCTCATCCCGCTGCTGTTCGCCTTGCTGCCGATTCCGGCAGTCGGCACCATCATCTGCATCGTCATGGCCGCGGCCCTGGCCCTGTGCCTCACCGGTCTGGTCTCGGCCAAGCTCGGAGGGGCGGACTGGCACAAGGCCGTCGTACGCAACGTCTGCATGGGGTTGGGCACCATGCTGTTCGCATGGCTCGTCGGCCTGGTATTCAACACCGCCACCGGGGCCTGACGGCCACACAGCCTGAAAGCTCCTCTCATATCGTCGGCGACAACGCCATGCCCTGTCGCCGGGCGCTACACTTGGTGAGATGACCAGTTCCGAGGATTACGTCACCTACGTCATGGATCAGGCCCGCGGCCCCTGGGCTCTCCGGCAGCGAAAGATGTTCGGCGATTTCATGGTCTACGTCAACGACAAACCGATACTGCTGCTCTGCGACGATCAGACCTTCGTCAAAATCGTCCCGCAACTCGACGGTCTGATGAAAGATGCAGCATGCGCGGCACCCTATGCGGGCGCGAAGGAACACTACATTCTCGATGTCGACGACGCCGAGCACGTGCGGCGGGTGCTGTCCGTGCTCGAACCCATCACACCGCTGCCCAAAGCCCGCAAGCGAAGAACTTGACACGTCCCAGTTGACGGATGCGACAACGACGGCATGACCGTCAGAAAGAAAGATATGAGGGATATAGCGATATTGGTATTCGACGGCTTCGAACCGCTTGACGTATTCGGCCCGGCGGAGGTATTCGGGTGCATCAGAAGAATCCATGACACCGCCGATGCGCCAGAGATACGGTATTACTCACTCGCCGGAGGAACGGTTCATGGTGCGATAGGCACCGACATCGTCACGAGAGCACTCGACGACGCTCCTGACAAGGATGTTCTGCTCATACCAGGAGGCCCCGGCACCAGAAGCCTGGTGAAGGATGCCGTCTTTCTCGAAGCGCTGCGCCGACAGCTTCCTCGTTTTTCGCGGATACTCACCGTCTGTACAGGTTCAGCTCTGCTTGCCGCGACGGGAACGATAGATGGGCGCAAGGCCACATCCAACAAGCGAGCGTTCACATGGGTGAAAAGCGTCAGACCCGAGGTCAAATGGGTCGCGCACGCACGTTGGGTCGAGGACGGGAATCTGACCTCATCGTCCGGAGTGAGCGCAGGAACAGACATGGCTCTGAGCGTGGTTGCCAAGGCCTACGGAGATGAATTTGCACGCACCTTGGCTGCCGCAATCGAATACGTGTGGAACGACGACCCGAGCGATGACCCCTTCGCCGCTCTCTGACCTTCATCGGCGGTCGCTCACCGTGGACCCGACTATGGATTCCTTCTCGACAAGCCTGCAGGTAATCATCGCCTGAGTGAGATCCAAACTGGGCATTTCCGCATTCGTCACGGGCGGCGCAACCTCAGAGACGTCCTTGCCTTCTATCAGGGAAATCAGCTTGCGCGTTCCCCAGCATCCCATCTCGTAATGAGGAAGCTCGACCGTGGTCAGGCGCGGAGAGAGCGTTTCCGCAATCACCTGATGGTTATCCACACCGACCACCGAAAGATCCTTGCCGACGGTCAGTCCTTGCCAGGCCGCGGCCTGGTACACGCCCCAAGCCCTGGCATCGTTGAAGCAGAAGAAACCATCCGGCCGGAGCTCCTCCATAAGCTTTTCGGTGGACACCAGCGCCTCGGCTCCGATGCGCGGATTGGTGACCAGCTGGTCGTCAAAATCGATTCCATGCGCGGCCAAGGTATCCCGATATCCCGAGAAACGTCCGAGCTGCGCCGCGATGTCGTCGTCCAAACCGATGTATGCCACTCGCCTGCACCCTGCGGCGATGAGACGTTCGGTCACATCCCTGCCGATGGCCGTCTCGTCAGGCACGATCGAGGGCAATTCGCCGTTGACATCCGTGGCATCCACCAGAACCAGCGGGTAATCTCGCAGGGTCTGCGGAACGGACGTCGGCTGATTGAACATGCGCGCGTAGAGAAAGCCATCCACACCATACTGTTTGAGTGTCTCGATTTCACTGGATTCCAGTGCCTTCTCGCCATTCGTATTGACTGTCAGCAGCGTGTAGCCGAAAGCTCGCGCGGCATCCTGAGCCCCAAGAATCAGTCGCCCGGCAAAAGGGGTCGTCGCGATTTCATCGCTGATGAAACCGAGGATTCGCGTTCTGTTCGTCCTCATGCTGCTGGCAATGCGATTCGGCCTGTATCCCAGTCGTTTGGCCTCATCGCGGATTCTGTCGGCGATATCGGGTTTGATACGACCGGCATCCCTGTTATTCAGGACCAAAGACACCGAGGACACGGAGACACCCATCCGTTCGGCTATCTCCTTCATCGTGACAACAGCCATATCGTTTCCTCTCGTCCTGCGTCTCGAATGTCATCCACGACACCGAATACCGCATCATTACTCACGTCAAACGTTACACGCTTGTTTGTCCGCCTTCCCGACCTTCCACCCACAGCACCTGCATCGCGTCCGGACGATGCCCTTCTCGGCCGCTGAAATCCGATGCCGGCAGGCAGGTGGCGCACCCGTCAGCGGCGGCGCACCCCATCCACCAATGGTGCCATGGCTTCGGCAATCGCAGTGAAGTCGATGTCATTGACCGAGCACAGCACGGCGATGTCGTCATCACTGAGGTTGAACATGTAACCTCCGCATATTCCTCCGCATATTGCCCCGAGGGTATCGGTATCGCCGCCGATGCTTGCACAGGTGCGAACACACGAGCGCAGATTCCCGCGATACCTGTAGACCAACGAGACGGCGGCGGGCACTGTCTGGATGGTGTCGAGTCCCGTGCCCAGGAAGGAATACAACTCGTCACGGAACTGACCTTCGTCCGGAATCTCGGCGATTCTGCGTCCGCAGGCGATACGTTTGAGGATATCGGGAGTGGGGAGCCTATTGCCGAAATCCGAGGCCAATCGCGCCGTTCGGGCTATGACGTCATAGTATTCATCCCAATCAACGTCATCGTTATCGAACATGAAGCTGACCGCCGCAGCTATTACGGATGCCCCCTGGATGGCTATCTGGGTGTTGTGCGTCGGCAGACAGATGGCCGCCACATTACTCACCAGAAGCCCCAGGTCATCGCAGTTTGACACCAGTCCAATCGGCGCGATTTTCATCGCCGCACCGTTCGTCGTCCCCCAGATGCCGGACTCGGTAATGGGCGTGCCGTGCTTGATCGCCTCAACCGCCCTTTTGGTGCTGGGACCTGCGACGACTGCGCTTTTCTCGTCATGATCGAGCCAGTCGATGAGATATCTGACGAATACCTCGGGCTCGACCTTACCTCCCGTTTCGATGAGCATGTCACAGAGGAATACGGCGTTCTCCGTGTCATCGGTCACCGTGCCTGCGTCCAGATGCCGGATGAAGGTTCCCAAATCATCAGGGCTGGGCTGGAAGTCGGTTACCTCACCGTAGCGGTGCTCGATCTGCTCCTTGGTGAGGTTCTCCGTCGGCATGCCCATCGCGTCCCCGTAGGCGATGGCAAGCAATGTTTCGCGCACTCGTTGTTGTGTGGTTTTCATCGATGCTCCTCGTGTTGTGCCGAAAGCAGGAAATTCTC
It encodes:
- a CDS encoding VIT1/CCC1 transporter family protein, with the translated sequence MANKIRQSVTPHPGEQHQLGGEQSKLNWLRAGVLGANDGIVSVAGTIIGVAGAGSNIRALMVAGFAALAAGAFSMAGGEYVSVSTQRDTERALLDKERWELKNCWDDEVDELAQIYETKGISPATARTAALEAMHTDALYAHATDELGLDPNELINPWSAAFSSFVSFTTGGLIPLLFALLPIPAVGTIICIVMAAALALCLTGLVSAKLGGADWHKAVVRNVCMGLGTMLFAWLVGLVFNTATGA
- a CDS encoding DJ-1/PfpI family protein, yielding MTVRKKDMRDIAILVFDGFEPLDVFGPAEVFGCIRRIHDTADAPEIRYYSLAGGTVHGAIGTDIVTRALDDAPDKDVLLIPGGPGTRSLVKDAVFLEALRRQLPRFSRILTVCTGSALLAATGTIDGRKATSNKRAFTWVKSVRPEVKWVAHARWVEDGNLTSSSGVSAGTDMALSVVAKAYGDEFARTLAAAIEYVWNDDPSDDPFAAL
- a CDS encoding LacI family DNA-binding transcriptional regulator, coding for MKEIAERMGVSVSSVSLVLNNRDAGRIKPDIADRIRDEAKRLGYRPNRIASSMRTNRTRILGFISDEIATTPFAGRLILGAQDAARAFGYTLLTVNTNGEKALESSEIETLKQYGVDGFLYARMFNQPTSVPQTLRDYPLVLVDATDVNGELPSIVPDETAIGRDVTERLIAAGCRRVAYIGLDDDIAAQLGRFSGYRDTLAAHGIDFDDQLVTNPRIGAEALVSTEKLMEELRPDGFFCFNDARAWGVYQAAAWQGLTVGKDLSVVGVDNHQVIAETLSPRLTTVELPHYEMGCWGTRKLISLIEGKDVSEVAPPVTNAEMPSLDLTQAMITCRLVEKESIVGSTVSDRR
- a CDS encoding ADP-ribosylglycohydrolase family protein; translation: MKTTQQRVRETLLAIAYGDAMGMPTENLTKEQIEHRYGEVTDFQPSPDDLGTFIRHLDAGTVTDDTENAVFLCDMLIETGGKVEPEVFVRYLIDWLDHDEKSAVVAGPSTKRAVEAIKHGTPITESGIWGTTNGAAMKIAPIGLVSNCDDLGLLVSNVAAICLPTHNTQIAIQGASVIAAAVSFMFDNDDVDWDEYYDVIARTARLASDFGNRLPTPDILKRIACGRRIAEIPDEGQFRDELYSFLGTGLDTIQTVPAAVSLVYRYRGNLRSCVRTCASIGGDTDTLGAICGGICGGYMFNLSDDDIAVLCSVNDIDFTAIAEAMAPLVDGVRRR